The genome window ttgatacactttctactaacgacacgtgaagactttgaagatcctccgacatggaagacatggaagatgaaccttacaagtagcgtccaagggggagtttgttgatacatattatgtggacgTGACTCGGTTCGcttcgactcggttaggttcggctcaagcccgatgtcacgacattcctccgtcgtgcaccccagagttcgacacgcgaagcacgaagaGCCGCGAGCCTTCCCGAAGcgccacatcaccatgacatcaccatgatgatgtcatgatgatgtcatgtgaTGACATATTATATCTTCATGAAAGTAAGAAACGTGaatttgttttgttgttgtttattTATTATCTGCAAGTCCTTTACGAAACTCCTGCATGTGATCTTGAAGAAACTCCTGATCCCCTACATGACGAAACCCCTCCTACAACATGCTGATGACGAAACTCCTTGAAGACACATGACGAAACTCCTGTTAGTTTCGTCATCATGAGGTTTCGTCAACACCTCCTTTCATCGGGTAATGATATGTTTCGTCGACCCATGAGACTTTCGTCAACCACATCACGTTTCGTCGACTGGTCTTTTATATATACAACAACTGAACGCAAGAAAGAAGGAGACACAACACAGAACAAGAGAACACAGTGTATTCAGAGAGAGTTTGAGAGATTACTCTAGTTGAAACTTTGTAAACAAACTTTCTATTTAAGTAATACATTGAGCTATTTAAACGTTGAATCTTGTGTCTTTGTGTTTCTTATCTCGGTTTGCTttctcggttggattccgcacaaccagGTCAGTTCGTATACAAGGATTAGGTGACTAGATCCTCCGCTAGTTGGACCTACAAATATCACTTTTTAAAAATCaaattatttattttctttaacAAACAAGTGGAAGTAGTGTTCCTTAAATTTGAATAATTATTTATTGACAAATGCAAAGAAAAAGAAATATCAAGGGACTCTACTTCGTATGTAATATTAATATTCGTTGCTGTCGGAAAGTAAACAATATGTCATAGTGTAGGGGTAAATGTATAAAATGGTGTTCTATATAAACACCTTATTCTGTAACCCTAGTTTGAGTACAATACATTTTCAATACAAACAATTCCCAACCAGAGTATTTTTCTCTATACCAaacaacatggtatcagagcagagttCTGATCCATAAACACCGTGTTCATCATCTTCAATCTATCtcaacaaaaccaaaaaaaaaaacaaaaaccaaaatcACCTATCATTTGTTTTCGAAAAGAACAACAGAGGACAAAAGAATTGACGGCAGCAAGTGGAGAGGTTCCATACATCtattttattattttcgaaaCCTATTGTGGAGGCAATTATTGTATATTGTTTTCGTGAAGCACAAGGAGGAGATCCCTATTATTATTTTCGAAACAACTCAGTGGGATAATTCTTTTTATTACTTTCGAAGACAAAAGGCTGTTGGAGAAAGTGACGGCAAGGATAAATTAGGGTTAGTTTTTTGGTGGAAGTAAAGGCTATTGGAGGAAGTGTCTTTTATGAAAAGCAGTTTAGTCTATTTACTGTATTGGCGGATTTACTCAAGTAACTTTATGAACGAGAGTTTATAAAGCTAGCGGATTTGTTCGGGCtcaaatcttgaacgcgagttcaagttaCCTGGCGTATTTGATAAATACGCCGGTAAGACAACGTTTTTTGCGTTGTTATTCTGACGGATTTAAGTTGCCCAGTTTTGTTCCCGGCATAATTGataaatcttgaacgcgagttcaagtgtCCAACATATTTATTAAATACGTTGGTCTGCTGTCTTATCCGTACCGACAGCTTATTtacaaaaaattacaaaaacacaaaaaaaaaaacaaaaaaatggaAATCAATCATGGAAAAAACAATTCTTGGATATTCGATTCTGGTGCCACTGACACCATGACGTTTGAACCGTTAGACATCCGGTCAATAACCAATCCTCAAAAAACTCAAATCCATACCGCAAATAACGGAACAATGCAAGTGAGAGGAGGAGGAACAATTGAAATTTCCCCAACTATGAAATTATCAAATTGTCTCTATGTTCCATCATTATCACACAAACTGCTCTCAATTAGCCATATTACCAAAGAGCTAAATTGCACGGTACTAATGCATCCTACTTTTTGCCTTCTACAGGATATCAGGACGGGTGTGATTATCGGACGTGGTACTGAGCGCCAAGGATTATACTATGTGGATGAAGTCACTCAACAGGGTACTGTGATGTTGGCACATGGAACCGAAAACCGGGAAGCTTGGCTATGGCATAGACGTTCGGGACACCCATCCCAAGGTTATTCGCACCttttgtttccaaaactcttCCCTTCAAATggaaaaatagattgtgaaacctGTCTTCGTGCTAAAAGCCATCGACAACCATTTAAACCTAGCAATACGAAAGTTGCTTCACCTTTTTCACTAATCCATTCTGATGTGTGGGGTCCTGCTCCTGTGATGGGGGGCAGGGTCTTCGGTACTTTATACTATTGGTGGATGATTGCACTCGCATGACAtgggtatattttttaaaaaacaaagcCGAAGTTTACGAAaaatttatcatgttttatgcTATGATTCAAACTCAATTCCGAACTCAAATCCAAATCCTTCGATCCGACAATGGGGGAGAATTTGTCAATACATCCATGAAACAGTTCTTTAAAACCAAAGGATTAGTTCATCAAACCTCTTGTTCTCATACCCCCGAACAAAACGGTGTTTCCGAACGGAAAAAACGTATTATTCTTGAAATGACTCGAGCCCTTTTGATCGAATCTCAGGTTCCTAAATCTTTCTGGTCGGAGGCAGTTGCAACCTCCGTGGATCTCCTGAATCGGCTTTCCACAAAAGCTCTTAAATTTAAGACTCCCTTAGATTGTCTGTCTAAGTCTGCCAGTATTCCACATCCCCTTACACTTGAACCTCGAATCTTCGGGTGTACCGCATTTGTTCACATACCCAAAGTCAACCGAAACAAGCTCGGCCCATGTGCTGAGAAATGTGTGTTTGTCGGCTATGGGATCGACCAAACAGGTTACCGGTGTTATAATccaaaaactcatcaaatgttcaccacaatgaacgttgactttcttgaaacaaaatacTTTTATGACACCCAACTCAGTGGTCAGGGGGAGAATGAATGTATAGACCCTCTGAGTTGGCTAACCCAACTTCCCTCATCTGAAGAAGTAACAACAGAAAATCCTCACAGTACTGCGAGTCCTTCAAACACAGCCACACAATCTGCGGAGCACAGTACCACCGAAGAAAGTCCATCCAACGTGATACCTGAGGTAAGAAATACTGAGAACCCTGAATGTCATGCGCCGTCTTGTAACTATGAGACAACAACAGAGCCTACAGAACAGGTTGAACCAaatgttgaacatgttgaaattGAACCAGTGGTTGAACATGTTGAACCACTGGTTGCAGCAGAGACAACCGGAAGATACTCTCTTCCTCCTAGAGCCAATAGAGGGGTTCCTCCAAAACGGTACTCCCCAGAGAGGGAAACCAGAAATTCAAGGTATCCTGTAGCTAATATGGTCAACGGGAACTTATCTAACAGTGCGAAAGCATTTGTTACTTCACTATACTCTGAACAAATACCTGACTCCGTAAAGGAAGCTCAAGGTAAGAAGAACTGGGAAGAAGCAATGGAAGTGGAGATGTGTGCTCTTATGAAAAACAACACATGGGAGAAGTGCATTCTTCCTAAAGGAAAGAAAACAGTTGGATGACGGTGGGTGTATTCAATCAAATATAAACCAGATGGTTCCATTGGGTGATACAAAGCTCGGCTTGTAGCCAAGGGTTACACTCAGACGTATGGGATCGATTACTCTGAGACATTTTCTCCGGTTGCAAAAATGGATACCATCCGAGTTCTCTTCTCCATAGCAGCCAATAAGGAATGGCCCCTTCAACAGTTTGATGTTACAAACGCCTTTCTCCATGGAGACCTAACAAAAGAAGTCTACATGGAAGCACCTCCAGGTTTTTCAGGGAGTTTTAAAGAAGGGGAAATTTGTCGGTTGAAAAAGTCCCTTTATGGGCTAAAGCAGTCTCCTCGGGCATGGTTTGGAAGTTCACTTTGGCCATGAAAGAGTATGGGCATCACCAAAGTAACGCTGATCATACTCTGTTCCTCTAGAGAAGAAACGGCCTTGTAACTTGCTTGATCATATATGTAGACGACATGATTATTACCGGAGATGATATAGAAGAAATAGCATGGCTGAAAAGAAATCTGTTTtcaaagtttgaaatgaaagaccttggGAATCTCAAGTATTTCCTCGGGATAGAAGTTCTCAGGTCTAAACGGGGAATTTTCATCTGCCAAAAGAAGTATGTCCTTGATCTCCTAGCAGAAACTGGGTTCATTGATTGTAAACCAGCAGATACTCTAATGGTGGTGAACCACAATCTTCACATGGAACTCAATGGAGAACTTGCAGACAAAGAAAGGTATCAACGGCTCATGGGCAAGCTAATTTATCTCTCTCACACTCGCCCTGATATAGCTTATGCTGTTGGAGTGGTGAGCCAGTTCATGCATCAACCTCAAGTTGCTCACATGGAAGCTGCTCAGAGAATTTTAAGATATCTCAAGGGAACTCCAAGCCATGGAGTATTGTTCAAAACAAATGGACATTTAAATGTTGAGATCTATACTGACGCAGACTGGGCAGGAGATAAGGGAAACCGAAGGTCAACATCAGGATATTTTTCTTTGGTTGGTGGAAACCTCGTTACCTGGAGGAGTAAGAAACAGAAGGTAGTCGCTCTGTCGAGTGCAGAAGCGGAATTTAGAGGTATAGCTCGAGGCTTAAGCGAAGTTCTTTGGATCAGGAAGCTGCTAGAAGACATTGGTTTTTCCCAAAAGGCTCCTAGTAAAGTTATGTGTGACAATACAGCTGCAATACAAATCTCAGAAAACCCAGTTCAACATGATCGAACAAAACACGTGGAGGTAGATCGACATTTCATCAAAGAAAAGCTGGAAGAAAGAATCATAGAACTCCCGTAtgtttcgtcaaaagatcaactcgCAGATATACTCACAAAAGCCGTCAACGGAAACGCCTTTAGTAGTTGTTTGAGCAAGTTAAGTATTGGTGATCCCACTACTCAACTTGATGGCCGGGGGAGTGTCGGAAAGTAAACAATATGTCATAGTGTAGGGGTAAATGTATAAAATGGTGTTCTATATAAACACCTTATTCTGTAACCCTAGTTTGAGTACAATACATTTTCAATACAAACAATTCCCAACCAGAGTATTTTTCTCTATACCAAACAACAGTCGCATCATAATGGTCCATATCTCCACCTACGTGTATATTTTTAAAACTCAGATATGCAAATTTGAATTGTGTGGATATACTTATCCCGTATTAAATTGAAAGAACTTGTATCAATTAAACAATAATATTTTTCAGTTACAACTATAAGAACAATAGAACTTCTAAGCACCGACATTCTGTGCATAAGATGATATATAAAACCGTATAAATAAGTAACATACCCTAATCTCATATTCAACATACTACTTCATTCAAAACTCACTACACTACAGTCTATACGCTATGGAGAAATATGAAAGAATCATGGAAATTGGACGTGGGTCGTATGGGGTTGTGTGGAAAGCCATGAATAAGCAGACCGGAGAGGTTGTTGCGATCAAGAAACTCCTCGAAGAATATCACACAGCGGAAGAGTGCATGAACTTGATAGAAGTCAAATCACTCATCAAGATGGCCAATCATCCGAATATCGTAAAACTTAAGGAGGTCATACGAGAAAACAACACACTATTCTTGATATTTGAATGCATGGAATGCGATCTCTACAAGCTTATGGTTGCAAGAATGAAGCGGTTCTCCGAAACCGAAATAAGAAACTTGTGCTTCCAAATCTTTCAAGGTCTTGCACACATGCACAAGAAAGGCTACTTTCACCGTGACCTCAAACCTGGGAACCTTCTTGTATCCAAGAATACGGTAAAGATCGGCGATCTTGGTATGGCCCGCGAGACGAATGGTAAACCGCCATACACTCAAAATGTTACAACGTTATGGTATCGTGCTCCGGAGGTGTTTCTACGTTCGTCATTTTACAATTCTTCGGTTGATATGTGGGCTGCTGGTGCAATCATGGTTGAGTTATTTACCAACCGACCATTGTTTCAAGGTTCTTCTGAAGCAGATGTAATGCATAAAATCTGTCGAGTGTTAGGCACCCCAACTGAAAGTACGTGGTTCTCGGGACTTGATCTTGCTGAAAACATAAGCTATCggtttcctgattttcctggtgTGCGGTTTTCTGAACTATTGCCGAATGCAAGCTCTGATGCGGTTAATCTTATTGCATCACTTCTTTCATGGTGTCCTTGTGAAAGGCCCACAGCCATGCAAGCTCTTTAGCATCCTTTTTTTCACGGCTGTTACCGCGTGCCTCCAACCGTCCGCCTTGAAGACACATGTTGTAACATTCTTAATTCCGTACCACTCGTGTTCAGAATCGCAAGGCAACGAGAGCTGTTGAAGGGGACAAGAAGCTTAAGAAGTTGTGCGAGTGGATCAGAAAGAGTGGATCCAAGTGAAGATCCGATTTGCAAGCTCCGGTTAAATCCATTTGTGTTTTTGAAGTAAAAGAAGTATGAAGCTAGAATACAATCAAAATACCATGAACTTATGTGAAATTGAGGTTAACTTTCTTTAGGGTTTTAGTTTGCATTGGATTTGCTCTGGTTAATCAATATTAAAGATGTTCAGTTGTCATTAAGCTTTAGGATTAAAATATCTTGTATGCTCACTATGTGTTTTGTTAGAAAATTTGATAGCCACGTAAATGTAATATTTTGGCTATTTTAATTAGTTTTGTGACTATAATTCCACTTGTAATTATGCACCATTGTTTAGTGATTCTCTCAAGCTTATTGAGAACTCCTTTAATGTgtgtagagagagagagcgagagaGTAGAAGGGTACCGCATTACACGCCTTGCACGTTTAACCCATTACTCGACCTACTATCATAAAGTTTAGTGTGCTATATTGATATATTGATAGGTGAATAGTTTTGTTTGTGAATGTGTTCATTGCTACACCATTGATCATTTGTGTCTTTGATACGATTAAACCGTCTTAAAACCGTCGGTCATCGCAACATACAATTAAGCTCGTTAACTGAGATAGATCGAAGTAGACAAGGAATGTCATATTCTCATGcaagcatgaacttgaaaatgtatcatatttttatttttgtaatatatatttatgtattttatattttatgAGAGCCCCTCCTTACATGATATTTGAGGTGTTAGGTTTTACCTTATATGGTTTGATCATAAATATGTTGATTTTTATTATACTAACATTTAGGAACTACTTTGTTGAGGTGAATTGATATTATTTGTATCACTATACGTGCTCTATTTTGTTATCGGGTGAAATTATAAATTTTGATAAAGTCATGGAACAATATTATCTTTAGTATATTTAAAGGTTAAAACCACAAAAATCATTTTAAATAATTTTCATTTGATAGAAGTTTTTCTgaatttaaaataatttatttctcCCTATGAGTTTATAAATCAGTGATTTGTCAAATGGGAACCAAGATTAGTACAAATAAGAATTTCATACTctctaaccatgttaattgtATTATTTTCTTAAATCATAGAGAATTATATGAAATTCTCTCTTAGTAAAATACATTATACATGTgaaatttatatactattaatttataAGAATGTTAGGCATCATTACTTGTAAGTTGTGCTAGATATATTGTACAAGTTATTTTCCATTTATCCTTTTATTGGTTTTCTTGGGTGGTggctaggggtgtgcacggttcggttggGTTTTTGGGTAAAATCAAAACTGTAACCGAAATTCGGTTTTTGAAAACCGTTCGGGTTCAGTGttttcggtttcggttattaCGGTTTTAAcaacggttcggttcggtttttcggcTTATTAAACAAATTAAGTTAGATTCAAAAATTAAAAGTATAATTCAAAGTTTAAAAATGTCTCttaaatgtttacatttaagttaatATATTTAGTCTTTTTTATTAATAGTGTTGATATAAACATAACCTTCTAATccattttaatgtttttattaagacgttttcttttataatactttgaaaatcatttaatttttatgttaa of Helianthus annuus cultivar XRQ/B chromosome 1, HanXRQr2.0-SUNRISE, whole genome shotgun sequence contains these proteins:
- the LOC110936843 gene encoding cyclin-dependent kinase F-4 codes for the protein MEKYERIMEIGRGSYGVVWKAMNKQTGEVVAIKKLLEEYHTAEECMNLIEVKSLIKMANHPNIVKLKEVIRENNTLFLIFECMECDLYKLMVARMKRFSETEIRNLCFQIFQGLAHMHKKGYFHRDLKPGNLLVSKNTVKIGDLGMARETNGKPPYTQNVTTLWYRAPEVFLRSSFYNSSVDMWAAGAIMVELFTNRPLFQGSSEADVMHKICRVLGTPTESTWFSGLDLAENISYRFPDFPGVRFSELLPNASSDAVNLIASLLSWCPCERPTAMQAL